In the genome of Leptospira saintgironsiae, one region contains:
- a CDS encoding lytic transglycosylase domain-containing protein, whose amino-acid sequence MKLDDLESYRRIVSRMEEIQGITERFQPKPPAQDGDPTPKKIESEFSQELDSKMKGIFSQENDPTPKDLSSIIERESNKNHLDPNLVKSVIKAESNFKPNAVSSKGAIGLMQLMPGTADILGVENPFDPEENIAGGTKFLADMMKKFGNSDMAIAAYNAGPGAVQKYDGIPPYKETKDYVKKVNRFWKGEY is encoded by the coding sequence ATGAAGTTAGATGATCTAGAATCTTATCGCAGAATTGTCTCCAGAATGGAAGAAATCCAAGGAATTACTGAGAGATTTCAGCCGAAACCTCCAGCTCAGGACGGAGATCCTACACCTAAAAAGATAGAATCTGAATTTTCTCAAGAGTTGGACTCTAAAATGAAGGGGATTTTCTCCCAGGAGAATGATCCGACTCCAAAAGATCTAAGCAGTATTATAGAAAGAGAATCTAATAAAAACCATCTGGATCCAAATCTGGTAAAATCAGTGATCAAGGCGGAGTCCAATTTTAAACCAAATGCGGTTTCTTCTAAAGGTGCGATCGGCTTGATGCAACTAATGCCTGGAACCGCGGATATTTTAGGCGTAGAGAATCCTTTTGATCCAGAAGAAAATATCGCAGGCGGGACTAAGTTCCTAGCGGATATGATGAAAAAGTTCGGAAATTCTGATATGGCGATCGCAGCTTATAATGCCGGACCAGGCGCTGTTCAAAAATACGACGGAATTCCTCCTTACAAAGAAACGAAAGATTATGTAAAGAAGGTAAATCGTTTCTGGAAAGGAGAATATTAA